One Dioscorea cayenensis subsp. rotundata cultivar TDr96_F1 chromosome 17, TDr96_F1_v2_PseudoChromosome.rev07_lg8_w22 25.fasta, whole genome shotgun sequence DNA window includes the following coding sequences:
- the LOC120279932 gene encoding cyanidin 3-O-rutinoside 5-O-glucosyltransferase-like, with protein MADKQHHHFLFITSSHQGHISPTLHLARHLATSTGAAVTFSTTVFAHRRMFSSNQDLISDGLITFIPYSDGYDDGFKSEPSIFTDKFHSYVRTNSKRSVSEIVGNHAGRGQPVTCIIYTIVLNWAVEVAREHGILSVLYWIQTSSVFATYYHFFHGFESLIKTHIDDLSFTVSFPGLQPLQIRDLPSFVRVTNYDSADGSILCLFREMFEILDEEKERMKAMVLMNTFQEWETDALASFNVEIEAIPVGLLPKETNSGAGYLFKEDEKKYMEWLDTKEDGSVVYISFGTMVEMKKEQIKEMVKGLKESKRPYLWVVRKDNREEELLEIEGGGDGMVVEWCSQVRVLAHKAVGCIVTHCGWNSTLESLACGVPMVCVPQWSDQGINAKLVESLWGCGVRSEVDGDGVVKGEELVRCLELVMGDGEKGVEIRRKAKMWKDEALVAGSEGGSSYLNFRAFVRKISD; from the coding sequence ATGGCGGACAAACAACACCACCACTTCTTGTTCATCACCTCCTCCCACCAAGGCCATATAAGCCCCACCCTCCACCTCGCCAGACACCTCGCAACCTCCACCGGCGCCGCTGTCACTTTCTCCACCACCGTCTTCGCCCACCGCCGCATGTTCTCCTCCAACCAAGACTTGATCAGCGATGGTCTCATCACCTTCATCCCTTACTCCGATGGCTACGACGACGGGTTCAAAAGTGAACCCTCTATTTTCACCGACAAATTCCACTCTTACGTGAGAACAAACAGCAAACGCAGCGTCTCCGAGATCGTCGGAAACCACGCCGGAAGAGGCCAGCCAGTGACGTGCATAATCTATACCATCGTGTTAAACTGGGCAGTAGAAGTCGCCCGCGAGCATGGCATCCTTTCAGTCCTTTACTGGATACAAACGAGCAGCGTGTTTGCAACCTACTACCACTTCTTTCATGGCTTTGAGAGTCTCATCAAAACGCATATCGACGACCTTTCGTTCACCGTCTCCTTTCCTGGGTTGCAGCCACTTCAAATCAGAGACTTGCCGTCGTTTGTGAGAGTTACCAACTATGATAGCGCGGATGGCTCGATTCTCTGTTTGTTTAGAGAGATGTTTGAGATCTTGgatgaagagaaagagaggatgaAGGCTATGGTGTTGATGAACACTTTTCAGGAATGGGAAACTGATGCTTTAGCTTCATTCAATGTTGAGATTGAAGCCATACCTGTTGGACTTTTACCAAAAGAGACCAATTCCGGTGCTGGTTATCTTTTCAAGGAGGATGAGAAGAAGTATATGGAGTGGTTGGACACGAAGGAGGATGGATCAGTAGTGTATATATCATTTGGAACTATGGTAGAGATGAAGAAGGAGCAGATAAAGGAGATGGTTAAAGGGTTGAAGGAGAGCAAGAGACCATATTTATGGGTTGTGAGAAAGGATAACAGAGAGGAAGAACTACTTGAGAttgaaggaggaggagatgggaTGGTGGTGGAGTGGTGCTCACAAGTGAGAGTGTTGGCTCACAAGGCAGTTGGATGTATTGTGACACACTGTGGATGGAACTCAACATTGGAGAGCTTGGCGTGCGGAGTGCCAATGGTGTGCGTGCCGCAGTGGTCAGATCAAGGGATTAATGCGAAGCTGGTGGAGAGTTTGTGGGGATGTGGAGTGAGGAGTGAGGTTGATGGTGATGGTGTTGTTAAAGGAGAAGagcttgtgaggtgtttggAGTTGGTGATGGGGGATGGAGAGAAGGGTGTTGAGATTAGAAGAAAGGCTAAGATGTGGAAAGATGAGGCTTTGGTAGCTGGGAGTGAAGGTGGATCCTCTTATCTTAATTTCAGGGCTTTTGTTCGGAAGATTTCTGATTGA
- the LOC120280277 gene encoding LOW QUALITY PROTEIN: UDP-glycosyltransferase 75C1-like (The sequence of the model RefSeq protein was modified relative to this genomic sequence to represent the inferred CDS: deleted 1 base in 1 codon) translates to MQTMHSSSISRSPSMADNHQPHFLFITYPVQSHINPSLHLAKHLATTTGAAVTFSTSISAHRRMFSSTPNSDKDFNDGLITYLPFSDGLESHIRGTMDAKEYLSVFRTNSKRNVSILVNELFAGGRPVTCMVHTFLLNWVADIAGEYGIPSVLFWIQAATVFATYYHFFHGFESLIKAHSDEPSFSVCLPGLQQLQIRDLPSFLMATDSDSHYATILDSFRELFEILDREQERVKPRVLINTFQEWETDALASVSTEIETIPVGHLPKEYTNSGAGYLFKEDEKKYMEWLDTKEEESVVYISFGSLSVMKKEQIEEIVQGLKESKRPYLWVVRKDNREKELIEIEEEEGEDVNGMMVEWCSQVRVLAHKAVGCFVTHCGWNSTLESLACGVPMVCVPQWSDQGTNAKLVESLWGCGVRSEVDAGGVVKGEELVKCFELIMGNGEKGVEIRTKAKMWKDKAMDAGIEGGSSDLNLKAFVDKSCGRV, encoded by the exons ATGCAAACCATGCATTCATCTTCAATCTCAAGATCACCATCAATGGCGGACAACCATCAACCCCACTTCCTCTTCATCACATACCCCGTACAAAGCCATATAAACCCATCTCTCCATCTCGCCAAGCACCTGGCAACCACCACCGGCGCCGCCGTCACTTTCTCCACCAGCATCTCCGCTCACCGCCGAATGTTCTCCTCTACTCCCAACTCCGACAAAGACTTCAACGATGGTCTCATCACTTACCTCCCTTTCTCCGATGGCCTCGAGAGTCACATTCGTGGCACCATGGATGCCAAGGAGTACCTCTCAGTCTTCAGAACAAATAGTAAACGCAACGTTTCTATCCTCGTTAACGAACTCTTCGCCGGTGGCCGGCCAGTTACGTGCATGGTTCACACCTTCTTGTTAAACTGGGTGGCTGACATCGCCGGCGAGTATGGAATCCCTTCAGTTCTATTTTGGATACAAGCCGCAACCGTGTTCGCCACGTATTACCACTTCTTTCATGGCTTTGAAAGTCTCATCAAAGCTCACTCCGATGAACCTTCATTTAGTGTTTGCTTGCCAGGTTTGCAGCAGCTCCAAATCAGAGACTTGCCATCGTTTCTCATGGCCACCGACTCCGATAGCCACTACGCCACCATTCTCGATTCTTTTAGAGAGCTGTTTGAGATATTGGATAGAGAACAAGAGAGGGTAAAGCCTAGAGTGTTGATAAACACCTTCCAGGAATGGGAAACTGATGCTTTAGCTTCAGTCAGTACTGAGATTGAAACCATACCTGTTGGACACTTGCCAAAAGAGTACACCAACTCCGGCGCCGGATATCTTTTCAAGGAAGACGAGAAGAAGTATATGGAGTGGCTGGACACGAAGGAGGAGGAATCAGTGGTGTATATATCATTCGGCAGTCTGTCAGTGATGAAGAAGGAGCAGATAGAGGAGATAGTGCAAGGGTTGAAGGAGAGCAAGAGACCATATCTATGGGTTGTGAGAAAGGATAACAGAGAGAAAGAACTAATagagattgaagaagaagaaggagaggatGTCAATGGGATGATGGTGGAGTGGTGTTCACAAGTGAGAGTGTTGGCGCACAAGGCTGTTGGATGT TTTGTGACACACTGTGGATGGAACTCAACTTTGGAGAGCTTGGCGTGCGGCGTGCCAATGGTGTGCGTGCCACAGTGGTCGGATCAAGGGACGAATGCGAAGTTGGTGGAGAGTTTGTGGGGGTGTGGAGTGAGGAGTGAGGTTGATGCTGGTGGTGTTGTTAAAGGAGAAGAGCTTGTGAAGTGTTTCGAGTTGATCATGGGGAATGGAGAGAAGGGTGTTGAGATTAGGACAAAGGCTAAGATGTGGAAAGACAAGGCTATGGATGCTGGGATTGAAGGTGGATCGTCTGATCTTAATCTTAAGGCCTTTGTTGATAAGAGCTGTGGAAGAGTTTAG